From the Planktothricoides raciborskii GIHE-MW2 genome, the window CTTCTCTCGGTGGCTTTAATTCTCTGGATTTAATGGCCTATCCGGAGCTTGATTTAATTAATTGACGATAACATTCTGGGGGTGTTGACTTTTGTATAAGTGGCTATTACCGACCATTAGTGAACTTTTGGCTGCTGCCAATGCGGATATCGCTGGTTCGTTAGATCCAATTTCCGCCGTGAGTTGGGATGTGAATGTCGATCGCGAACGCTGGCTATATCAACAATCAACCAAGGAAGATCGGCGCATCACAGCCCAACAGCAATGGTATGGGGCGATCGCCGCCTTTTCTCGTTTGTTACAACGGGAAGTAGCCACCATAGAAACCGAGAATCATCCTTTACTTAATAAAAAATTCGCGGGGGATCTGCGGAGTCACTCGGTGAATAGCGTGCTGTTATGTAGTGCTTTGCCGGTGGATATCTCCGCAAATTTTTCTCAATATTTTGAACCGTGGAGATTTATTTCTGAAGCACAACTACCGGGGGATGATTCGATGAGCGTTCGCGATAGCGTTGCGGAGCAATATCGCCAATTAGCCCTTCCTCAAATTGTGCGGACACTCACCAACGATCCGTTAAGCGACGAGCAATTTTGTGTCTGGTTAACCAAAGAATTTAGTTTAGTCATGGCCTTGGGACAATCTCCCCAAAATGAACCCATATTTCAGTTTTCTTTTGAGCCGAAAATAGTAGAATTAGCGGTCAAAGCATTGCGATCGCGTGTCACCCTCACGGGCAGTCCAGAAATGGCATCAATGCTAGACAATGATTTAGCCGAATTCGTCCCCTTGATACCGGATTACAAAACGGTGATGCTGTTTAGTCAGCTTGCTTTAAAATATCAAGCGGATTTCGCGGATTTCTCTCCTAAAGTGGCAAGAGCAACGCGGAAACCTTACCAGCTTTTAAGTGGTACTAGCGGCTCGGTGGTTTCTGTTAGTCACCAGGAAGATCGCTTTAGCCAAAAAGTTCAGCAAAAATCTCTGACTATGCCCTCCGGTGATGGAAAAACTACCATTAAAACCTTAAAAAATCACTCTTATAATGCCACTTCTAAACATATTTTAGCAAAACTTTCGGCCACGGGAGATAAAAATTTGCGGAATCAAACCCCAAATCAATCTCCTAGTTTGGATGTGGAATTGTTACAGGCGATCGCCCATGAAGTCCGCACCCCTTTAACCACCATTCGCACCCTGACGCGGTTGTTATTAAAACGGCGTAATTTAGATGCGGATATTATTAAGCGATTAGAAAGTATTGACCGCGAATGTAGCGAGCAAATTGACCGTTTTAGTTTAATTTTCCGGGCAGTAGAATTAGAAACCTGTGAAAAAACCCGATCCCTGTTACAACTGACTTCAACTTCTTTAGCAGATGTCTTTAACCATTGTATTCCCCGGTGGCAAAAACAAGCCAGCCGCAGAAATTTAAATTTAGAGGTAATTTTACCGCCGAAAATGCCCCCAGTTGTCACCGACCCCACTATGCTGGATCAAGTGCTTACGGGTGCTTTAGAAAACTTCATTTCTTCCGTTTCCGGAGGCAGTGATGTGCAGGTGAAAGTGATGCTGGCTGGAAATCAATTAAAAATGCAGTTACATTCAGAAATTAAAGCGGATAAATGGGATCCTAGTTCTGCGACTACTCCCCCACTTAAGTCGATTGGTCAATTACTGATGTTTCAGCCTGAAACTGGCAATATTAGCCTTAATTTAAGTACCACCAAAAATCTATTTCAAGCCCTGGGTGCGAAGTTAATCGTCAGAAAGCGATCGCACCAAGGTCAAGTGCTAACTATCTTTTTACCCTTAGAAGCTTAGATATTTTGGTTTTCTCTTTTTACCACAAAGACACAAAGAACACAAAGAGATAAATCCCTCTGTGTTCTTTGTGTCTTTGTGGTTAGGAACAAATCGCGGATTATTTGCTAAACAATAGCAAATTTTTCCTCTGCGATCGCCTTTGTTAACCGATGATGATCCGTGTAAATTGACCAAAAAAATTACCCACTTCTAACCAGTGTTGCTATCCGTCAAGGTAAGTCTATTAAAGAATTAGCTACAGAGGCGATCGATGTTTATTTAGAACCGTTGGGGAAATATAATGTGTTTGACATTTTTTTACCACAGAGACACAGAGAACACGGAGGGCATATCTTTGTGTCCTTTGTGTCTTTGTGGTGTAAAAAAAATTACAATTCTTGACCAAAATAAAAAGAAGTATCGTTAGTAAATTACAGTAATAAGAATGCCACTATTCTTAATCTCCCCAACTTGGTTAATCACCTCCGAAAGTGATCTTTTGCATATGCGAGTAATTTACCGTTTTTCAGCGCCACCCAACAACCGCGATACTCAGCCCGGTGTTCCTTAATCCAGTCGATATCTGCCTGGACATCTTGATTTGGATCGCGGGGAACCGTTTTCAATTTCGGATGGGCGAGAATATACTCATATTTTTTAATTCTGCATGGTCTGGAAAATGCTTTAATGTTTCCACGGCAATTTCCCAAGCGCCATGCAAATTGCCCCGTGTGATTTCTATATCGGCTTGTTTGATGAAGTCTTCCGCTATTTTATGGGTCATATTTGTTAATGGTTTTTTTGATAATTTTATTTTACAACATTTTTGATTTTAACCACAAAGACACAAAGGACACAAAGAGATAAATTGCTGAGTCAGGGCGAAGCATATAGCCTACCCTGATGCCGGTTCGCGTCTACGGCATCGAAATTACCGCGCTGAAATTTTATTGAAGAATCGCCAAGATTGTTCTGGGAATAGGACAGCCCCTACATCCCTCTTTCCAGAGATGCCTTCGCCTATTTGTGACAAAGTGTTGGTAAAATAAAAAAAATACCGACATTTTATCACTAGAGATAGCGGCATTCAATATGGCAAACAATATGACCAATCCTAGTTCAAGACAAGCGATCGAACTTGTCCGAGATGCGGGAATCATGCGATCGCGAGATTTGAGAAAGCACGGGATTCATCCAGAGTCCCTACGGAGACTGGAACAGCAAGGGATGCTGGTTCGCTCGGCTCGTGGCGTCTACACCCTCCCAGAAAACGATCTCACGGAAAATCAGAGCGAAGTTGAAGCTTGTGCGCGGGTATCTCATGGGATAGTTTGTCTGCTTTCTGCACTCCGGTTTCATGGACTGACCACCCAAGCTCCTTTTGAGGTTTGGATGGCGATCGCCAACAAAGCACGCCCGCCAAAAGACGATATTCTGCCTCTGCGAATTGTGTATATGTCAGGTAAGGCTTTGACTGAGGGCATTGAGGAGCATTACTGCGCCGGACTGCCTGTGCGGGTGTACGGTGTGGCCAAAACAGTCGTGGATTGTTTTAAATATCGCCACAAAATTGGGATTGACGTAGCGCTTGAAGCCTTGCGCGAATCTTGGTTTACCCATCGCTGCACCATGAATGAACTTTGGCATTATGCTCAAATCTGTCGCGTGACTCGCGTTATCTATCCTTATCTGGAGTCACTGACATGAACCAGAGCAATCAAAATCTAGCCGCTTCAGTTCGTCAAAAGCTGCAAAATTTTTCCCAGCAGCAAAAAGATGACTTTCAATCGGTTCTGACCCGCTATGCTTTGGAGCGGTTTTTGTACCGTTTAAGTCGATCGCCCTATCAAAATCAATTTATTCTCAAAGGTGCATTACTTTTTTTCCTTTGGAGTAACCAAACCCATCGACCTACACGAGACTTAGATTTACTAGGTTATGGCGAGTCAACTGTTTCCTCTTTAGAGGAAATATTTCGGGAGATTTGTCAGATTCCGGTAGAACCAGATGGCCTTGAGTTTAAGCACGAACAAGCGATCGGTTCGCCGATTAAAGAAAAGCAAGAGTATGAAGGAGTCCGAATTAAGTTACCCGCTTTTTTGTCAGGAACTAGGACTCGCATTAATCTTCAGATTGATATTGGCTTTGGTGATGCGGTGACACCAAGGGCAATGGAGGTTGAATTCCCGACAATTCAATCCGTTATTTTGCACTCTTGTCTCTCTTGTCTAATGATCTCCATTACCCCTGGCAATCTTCAATCCCATCCCCGATTTTTCGCATACTCTCTCAACACCGGATTGAGGAAAAATTGAGTGACGCCTTCTCGTTCCTGAATTTCCACAAAAAAGCGTCTGCCGAGGGATTGCATCACATTAAAAAACTCAGCAGGG encodes:
- a CDS encoding HAMP domain-containing sensor histidine kinase yields the protein MYKWLLPTISELLAAANADIAGSLDPISAVSWDVNVDRERWLYQQSTKEDRRITAQQQWYGAIAAFSRLLQREVATIETENHPLLNKKFAGDLRSHSVNSVLLCSALPVDISANFSQYFEPWRFISEAQLPGDDSMSVRDSVAEQYRQLALPQIVRTLTNDPLSDEQFCVWLTKEFSLVMALGQSPQNEPIFQFSFEPKIVELAVKALRSRVTLTGSPEMASMLDNDLAEFVPLIPDYKTVMLFSQLALKYQADFADFSPKVARATRKPYQLLSGTSGSVVSVSHQEDRFSQKVQQKSLTMPSGDGKTTIKTLKNHSYNATSKHILAKLSATGDKNLRNQTPNQSPSLDVELLQAIAHEVRTPLTTIRTLTRLLLKRRNLDADIIKRLESIDRECSEQIDRFSLIFRAVELETCEKTRSLLQLTSTSLADVFNHCIPRWQKQASRRNLNLEVILPPKMPPVVTDPTMLDQVLTGALENFISSVSGGSDVQVKVMLAGNQLKMQLHSEIKADKWDPSSATTPPLKSIGQLLMFQPETGNISLNLSTTKNLFQALGAKLIVRKRSHQGQVLTIFLPLEA
- a CDS encoding type IV toxin-antitoxin system AbiEi family antitoxin domain-containing protein, which gives rise to MANNMTNPSSRQAIELVRDAGIMRSRDLRKHGIHPESLRRLEQQGMLVRSARGVYTLPENDLTENQSEVEACARVSHGIVCLLSALRFHGLTTQAPFEVWMAIANKARPPKDDILPLRIVYMSGKALTEGIEEHYCAGLPVRVYGVAKTVVDCFKYRHKIGIDVALEALRESWFTHRCTMNELWHYAQICRVTRVIYPYLESLT
- a CDS encoding nucleotidyl transferase AbiEii/AbiGii toxin family protein, with translation MNQSNQNLAASVRQKLQNFSQQQKDDFQSVLTRYALERFLYRLSRSPYQNQFILKGALLFFLWSNQTHRPTRDLDLLGYGESTVSSLEEIFREICQIPVEPDGLEFKHEQAIGSPIKEKQEYEGVRIKLPAFLSGTRTRINLQIDIGFGDAVTPRAMEVEFPTIQSVILHSCLSCLMISITPGNLQSHPRFFAYSLNTGLRKN